Proteins encoded within one genomic window of Rhodospirillaceae bacterium:
- a CDS encoding FAD-binding oxidoreductase, which translates to DLMGKMFNDIDLKQQQRVKCAFDPESLLNPGKVFPTLHRCSELGHMHVHKGDIPFPDLPRF; encoded by the coding sequence GTGATCTTATGGGCAAAATGTTCAACGATATAGATCTAAAACAACAACAGCGCGTCAAATGTGCCTTTGATCCTGAGAGCTTGCTTAACCCGGGGAAAGTGTTCCCAACGTTGCATCGTTGCTCGGAGTTAGGGCATATGCACGTTCACAAAGGAGACATACCTTTTCCAGACCTACCCCGATTCTAA
- a CDS encoding glycolate oxidase subunit GlcE — MSSTLNPSSPADVKETVEWALSSATPMAIVGNNSKKLLGQPTNLDVTLDLSNLKGIVTYEPSELVLTARPGTTLKEVRETLEERGQELAFEPPDYGAFFGEDSDRATLGGTIACNLSGPRRIRAGGARDHFLGMXAVNGRAEIFKAGGKVVKNVTGYDLCKLIAGSYGTLALLTETTFKVLPKSEKVRTILISGLSDQSALSIFQKVMAGPTEPTALAHLPMRIAKRSNVDLVSESSTSISAIRXEGPSPSVLQRTKTLLQYLQPFGPTEELHGHRSVILWKEIADLHPFVGNLNSTIWRIIIPPSNASSITQTLSETFDISWFYDWAGGLIWIESEFETDALHTAIRSGVAEEGGQALVIRKGNDLSVSAEVFQPLPKPIFQLNYRVKQAFDPNAIFNPGRVYTGI; from the coding sequence ATGAGCTCCACCCTTAATCCTTCTAGCCCTGCAGATGTTAAAGAAACCGTGGAATGGGCGCTAAGTTCCGCTACCCCAATGGCAATCGTAGGTAACAACTCCAAGAAGTTGCTAGGCCAGCCAACCAACCTTGATGTCACACTCGACTTATCAAATTTGAAGGGCATCGTAACCTATGAGCCCTCTGAATTGGTGCTGACCGCAAGACCTGGCACTACTCTTAAAGAGGTGCGTGAGACATTGGAAGAACGTGGGCAAGAACTTGCTTTTGAACCTCCCGACTATGGAGCATTCTTCGGAGAAGACAGTGATAGGGCCACGCTCGGAGGCACAATAGCCTGTAATCTATCGGGGCCACGCCGGATTAGGGCNGGNGGTGCNCGAGATCACTTCCTGGGAATGCANGCAGTTAATGGCAGAGCTGAAATCTTCAAAGCTGGTGGGAAGGTAGTTAAAAATGTGACGGGTTACGATTTATGTAAACTCATCGCCGGATCTTATGGAACTCTCGCTCTTCTGACGGAAACAACCTTCAAAGTTCTCCCGAAATCCGAAAAGGTGCGTACAATTCTGATCTCTGGGCTCTCAGACCAATCTGCGTTATCAATTTTTCAGAAGGTCATGGCAGGGCCGACGGAACCTACTGCTCTCGCGCACCTTCCAATGCGTATTGCAAAGCGCTCCAATGTTGACCTGGTTTCCGAAAGCAGTACCTCAATCAGCGCAATTCGCATNGAAGGCCCATCCCCATCTGTACTTCAACGTACTAAGACGTTGCTCCAATACCTTCAACCTTTCGGTCCCACCGAGGAATTACATGGACACAGGTCAGTAATATTGTGGAAAGAGATTGCCGATTTACACCCATTTGTAGGAAACCTCAATTCCACTATCTGGCGAATAATAATACCGCCATCTAACGCTTCTTCTATTACCCAAACACTGTCCGAGACGTTTGATATTTCCTGGTTCTACGACTGGGCCGGTGGTTTAATATGGATAGAATCTGAATTTGAGACAGATGCATTGCATACAGCCATAAGATCAGGTGTGGCTGAGGAAGGTGGTCAAGCCCTAGTAATAAGGAAGGGCAACGACCTAAGCGTATCAGCAGAAGTATTTCAGCCCTTGCCCAAGCCAATCTTCCAACTAAACTACCGAGTAAAACAAGCTTTCGATCCTAACGCGATTTTTAATCCTGGCCGGGTATACACGGGAATCTAG